In a single window of the Pandoraea pulmonicola genome:
- the livG gene encoding high-affinity branched-chain amino acid ABC transporter ATP-binding protein LivG, which produces MSAELLKLSGLQMRFGGLLAVDGVEFGVRKNEVFAIIGPNGAGKTTVFNCVGGFYRPTGGSISLDGDNITGLPSHMVARRGLVRTFQNIRLFRQLTVVENLLVAQHMRVHSGFLQGLFSTGAFRRAERTALERAKTWLDRLGLTAVANREAGTLSYGHQRRLEIARCMITEPRLLMLDEPAAGLNPQEKIELQQLVDDLRHEFGISVLLIEHDMSLVMGVSDRILVMEHGKPIMIGKPDEVRNDPRVIKAYLGEE; this is translated from the coding sequence ATGAGTGCAGAACTGTTGAAACTCTCCGGCCTGCAGATGCGCTTCGGCGGTCTGCTTGCCGTCGATGGCGTCGAGTTCGGCGTCCGCAAGAACGAAGTCTTCGCGATCATCGGCCCGAACGGCGCCGGCAAGACCACGGTGTTCAACTGCGTGGGCGGCTTCTACCGTCCCACGGGCGGCTCGATCTCGCTCGACGGCGACAACATCACCGGCCTGCCGAGCCACATGGTCGCGCGGCGTGGTCTCGTTCGCACGTTCCAGAACATTCGCCTGTTCCGCCAACTCACGGTCGTGGAAAATCTGCTCGTGGCACAGCACATGCGCGTGCACAGCGGCTTCCTGCAGGGGCTGTTCTCGACGGGCGCCTTCCGTCGCGCCGAGCGCACGGCGCTGGAGCGCGCCAAGACGTGGCTCGACCGGCTGGGCCTCACGGCGGTCGCCAACCGCGAGGCGGGCACGCTTTCGTATGGTCATCAGCGTCGCCTCGAAATTGCGCGCTGCATGATCACCGAGCCGCGTCTGCTCATGCTCGACGAACCGGCGGCGGGCCTGAACCCCCAGGAGAAGATCGAGCTGCAGCAGCTCGTCGACGATCTGCGCCACGAGTTCGGTATCTCGGTGCTGCTCATCGAGCACGACATGAGCCTCGTGATGGGTGTCTCCGACCGGATTCTCGTGATGGAACACGGCAAGCCGATCATGATCGGCAAGCCCGACGAGGTGCGCAACGACCCGCGCGTCATCAAGGCCTACCTCGGGGAGGAATAA
- a CDS encoding pyridoxal phosphate-dependent aminotransferase produces the protein MDRTPDLAPALPLAQRVDDIAPFHVMELAKQAALREKAGHRVIHMGIGEPDFTAPEAVIEAAAKAMRDGRTQYTGAMGIPALREAIAGYYRNFYGVEVDPSRIVVTAGASAALVLACAALVGVGDEVLMPDPSYPCNRHFVSTFDGKPVLIPSGPAERFQLTAKHIESHWGPATQGVLLASPSNPTGTSIEADELSRIVAAVRARGGFTLVDEIYQGLSYDGKPTTALSFGDDVLVVSSFSKYFNMTGWRLGWLVVPPALVPTFEKLAQNLFICPSAVAQHAATACFLPETLAIYETRKDAFRQRRDFIVPALEQLGFKVPVMPDGAFYVYADCTGVHHPDAADSERLTQSLLQQASVVLVPGLDFGFAQPRQYIRLSYATSLEQLHEAMDRIGKVFAAT, from the coding sequence ATGGATCGCACGCCTGACCTCGCCCCCGCGCTGCCCCTGGCGCAACGTGTCGACGACATCGCCCCCTTCCACGTAATGGAGCTCGCCAAACAGGCCGCGCTTCGCGAAAAGGCGGGCCATCGCGTGATCCACATGGGCATTGGCGAGCCGGATTTCACGGCGCCGGAGGCGGTGATCGAAGCGGCCGCGAAGGCCATGCGCGACGGGCGCACGCAGTACACGGGCGCCATGGGCATTCCGGCGCTGCGCGAAGCCATTGCCGGCTACTACCGCAATTTCTATGGCGTGGAAGTCGATCCGTCACGCATCGTCGTGACGGCCGGGGCATCGGCCGCGCTTGTCCTCGCTTGTGCCGCTCTCGTGGGCGTCGGCGACGAAGTGCTGATGCCGGACCCCAGCTATCCCTGCAACCGGCATTTCGTTTCGACCTTCGACGGCAAACCGGTGCTGATTCCCTCGGGGCCGGCGGAGCGCTTCCAGTTGACGGCCAAGCACATCGAGTCCCACTGGGGGCCGGCGACGCAGGGTGTGCTGCTCGCATCGCCGTCGAATCCGACCGGCACGTCCATCGAAGCGGACGAGTTGTCCCGCATCGTTGCCGCCGTGCGCGCACGTGGCGGCTTCACGCTCGTCGACGAGATCTATCAGGGCCTGTCGTACGACGGCAAGCCGACGACGGCCCTGTCCTTCGGTGACGACGTGCTCGTCGTGAGCAGCTTCTCGAAATATTTCAACATGACGGGCTGGCGCCTAGGCTGGCTGGTCGTGCCGCCGGCGCTGGTGCCGACCTTCGAGAAGCTCGCGCAGAACCTGTTCATCTGCCCGTCGGCCGTGGCCCAGCATGCCGCGACGGCGTGCTTCCTGCCCGAAACGCTGGCGATTTACGAAACGCGCAAGGACGCCTTTCGCCAGCGGCGCGACTTCATCGTGCCTGCACTGGAGCAACTGGGCTTCAAGGTACCGGTCATGCCGGATGGCGCGTTCTACGTCTACGCCGATTGCACGGGCGTGCACCACCCGGACGCCGCCGACAGCGAACGCCTGACCCAATCGCTGCTGCAACAGGCCAGCGTGGTGCTCGTGCCGGGACTGGACTTCGGGTTCGCGCAACCGCGCCAGTACATCCGCCTGTCGTATGCGACGTCGCTCGAACAATTGCACGAAGCCATGGACCGGATCGGCAAGGTCTTCGCCGCCACCTGA
- a CDS encoding LysR family transcriptional regulator, producing MENLGSLDAFVRVSTSRSFTEAGRQLGISASAVSKAIARLEARLGVRLFHRSTRTVTLTPEGTMFLERCRRILGEVESAEAELMQTREAPRGRLHISLPSVGTIFMPKLGDFKRRYPDIELDIDYSDRLVDVIEEGFDAVIRTGPPSDSRLIARRLGACRKVVVGAPSYFAAAGTPRKPEDLAHHACLIYRYPSTGKLDVWPLGASGETPAIELAASMVTNTLDPQVCFAEQGLGIACVPEIAIRSQLLQGSLVTVLDDYTTQEMVFHVLWPSSRHLSPKIRVFVDFIVEHLFPL from the coding sequence ATGGAAAACCTTGGATCGCTCGACGCATTCGTACGGGTGAGCACATCGCGCAGCTTTACCGAGGCAGGGCGTCAGCTGGGCATTTCGGCGTCGGCGGTCAGCAAAGCCATCGCCAGGCTCGAAGCCCGGCTCGGTGTGCGGCTCTTTCATCGCTCGACGCGCACCGTCACGCTCACGCCGGAAGGCACCATGTTTCTGGAGCGCTGCCGGCGCATTCTCGGTGAAGTGGAATCCGCGGAAGCCGAGTTGATGCAGACGCGCGAAGCGCCGCGCGGCAGGCTTCACATCAGTTTGCCGTCCGTCGGCACGATATTCATGCCGAAGCTGGGCGACTTCAAGCGGCGCTACCCGGACATCGAACTCGACATCGATTATTCGGATCGGCTGGTCGACGTCATCGAGGAGGGTTTCGACGCCGTCATTCGCACGGGGCCGCCGAGCGATTCACGGCTCATCGCGCGGCGCTTGGGAGCATGTCGCAAGGTCGTCGTCGGCGCACCGTCGTATTTCGCGGCAGCCGGAACGCCACGCAAGCCGGAAGACCTTGCGCATCACGCGTGCCTGATCTATCGCTACCCCAGCACCGGCAAGCTCGACGTCTGGCCGCTGGGTGCATCGGGAGAGACGCCCGCAATCGAACTGGCTGCAAGCATGGTGACGAATACGCTCGATCCTCAGGTGTGTTTTGCCGAGCAGGGACTGGGTATCGCCTGCGTGCCCGAGATCGCCATTCGCTCGCAATTGCTACAAGGCAGTCTGGTGACCGTGCTCGACGACTATACGACGCAGGAAATGGTGTTCCACGTGCTGTGGCCGTCGAGCCGCCATCTGTCGCCGAAGATCCGGGTCTTCGTCGACTTCATCGTCGAGCATCTGTTCCCGCTGTGA
- a CDS encoding ArsR/SmtB family transcription factor yields the protein MANQSIPLDRIFQALSDPTRRAVVERLTLGPASVSELARPFTMALPSFSQHLNVLEESGLVVSRKQGRVRTYSLETETLAGAQDWLQLQRDKWTRRLDQLDNYLLQMKET from the coding sequence ATGGCTAACCAATCGATCCCTCTCGACCGGATTTTTCAGGCGCTGTCCGATCCGACTCGCCGGGCGGTCGTCGAGCGTCTCACGCTCGGTCCCGCATCGGTGAGCGAACTGGCGCGTCCGTTCACGATGGCGCTTCCCTCGTTCTCGCAGCATCTGAACGTGCTGGAGGAGAGCGGTCTGGTCGTCTCGCGAAAGCAGGGACGTGTGCGTACTTACTCGCTGGAGACCGAAACCCTGGCGGGCGCACAGGACTGGCTGCAACTGCAGCGCGACAAGTGGACGCGCCGCCTCGACCAACTCGACAACTATCTGCTACAGATGAAGGAGACGTGA
- a CDS encoding ABC transporter ATP-binding protein has product MLKLEQIHTHYGAVEALSGVSIEVNKGEIVTLIGSNGAGKTTLMMTVCGTPRASSGRVTFEGHDITGCPTHEIMRMGLAISPEGRRVFPSLTVIENLKMGGFFASRDDIDAGMEHVFKLFPRLAQRGKQRAGTMSGGEQQMLAIGRALMSRPRLLLLDEPTLGLAPLVIAQIFDIIRAIREEGVTVFLVEQNANKALHVADRGYVLETGRVVLADSAENLLANDDIKRAYLGA; this is encoded by the coding sequence ATGCTCAAGCTGGAACAGATTCACACCCACTATGGGGCCGTCGAGGCGCTCTCGGGCGTGTCGATCGAAGTGAACAAGGGCGAGATCGTCACGCTCATCGGCAGTAACGGCGCGGGCAAGACCACGCTGATGATGACGGTGTGCGGCACGCCCCGCGCATCGAGCGGACGGGTGACGTTCGAGGGCCACGACATCACCGGCTGTCCCACGCACGAAATCATGCGCATGGGACTCGCGATTTCGCCGGAAGGCCGGCGCGTGTTTCCGAGCCTGACCGTGATCGAGAATCTGAAGATGGGCGGCTTCTTCGCGTCCAGGGACGATATCGACGCCGGCATGGAACACGTGTTCAAGCTGTTCCCGCGACTCGCGCAGCGCGGCAAGCAGCGCGCCGGCACCATGTCCGGCGGCGAACAGCAGATGCTGGCGATCGGCCGCGCGCTGATGAGCCGTCCGCGTTTGCTGTTGCTCGACGAACCGACGCTCGGCCTGGCCCCGCTCGTGATCGCGCAGATCTTCGACATCATCCGCGCGATCCGCGAAGAAGGCGTCACCGTGTTTCTGGTGGAGCAGAACGCGAACAAGGCGCTGCATGTGGCCGATCGAGGCTATGTGCTCGAGACCGGTCGCGTCGTGCTTGCCGACTCCGCCGAGAACCTGCTCGCCAACGACGACATCAAGCGCGCTTATCTCGGCGCTTGA
- the ribBA gene encoding bifunctional 3,4-dihydroxy-2-butanone-4-phosphate synthase/GTP cyclohydrolase II, protein MPLATTEEIIAELKAGRMVVLVDEEDRENEGDLVMAAEFATPEAINFMAKYGRGLICLTLTQARCKQLNLPLMTYRNGTQYGTAFTLSIEAAEGVTTGISAADRAHTVQTAIAREARPEDIVQPGHVFPIMAQPGGVLVRAGHTEAGCDLTAMAGLTPAAVICEIMNDDGTMARLPQLLEFAEQHNIKIGTIVDLIHYRSRTESMIETVATREMQTAWGPFQATLYRDKPSGNPHLALVRGVPTPADETLVRVHEPLSVLDLLETGVSTHSWTLAGAMQAIAEAGKGVVVLLNCVETPEHLFTQFEALDETEKAARAKRRPVDFRTHGVGAQILRELGVGKMRVLSSPRKIPNMAGYGLEVTGFQPMPGAESA, encoded by the coding sequence ATGCCGTTGGCCACTACAGAAGAAATCATTGCCGAGCTGAAGGCCGGCCGCATGGTTGTCCTCGTCGATGAGGAAGATCGTGAAAACGAAGGCGATCTGGTCATGGCGGCTGAGTTCGCCACGCCCGAAGCCATCAACTTCATGGCGAAATACGGCCGAGGACTGATCTGCCTTACGCTCACGCAGGCACGCTGCAAACAGCTCAACCTGCCGTTGATGACCTATCGCAACGGCACGCAATACGGCACGGCGTTCACGCTGTCGATCGAGGCGGCCGAAGGCGTGACCACGGGCATCTCGGCGGCCGATCGTGCGCACACGGTGCAAACGGCGATCGCGCGCGAGGCACGCCCGGAAGACATCGTTCAGCCGGGACACGTGTTCCCGATCATGGCGCAGCCTGGCGGCGTGCTCGTGCGCGCCGGCCACACGGAAGCCGGCTGCGACCTGACAGCCATGGCAGGACTCACGCCGGCGGCCGTGATCTGCGAGATCATGAACGACGACGGCACGATGGCGCGTCTGCCGCAACTGCTCGAGTTCGCGGAACAACACAACATCAAGATCGGCACCATCGTCGATCTGATCCACTACCGCAGCCGCACCGAATCGATGATCGAGACGGTGGCCACGCGCGAAATGCAAACCGCCTGGGGTCCGTTCCAGGCCACGCTGTACCGCGACAAGCCGAGCGGCAATCCGCACCTGGCGCTGGTGCGTGGCGTGCCGACACCGGCCGACGAGACGCTGGTGCGCGTGCACGAACCACTGTCGGTGCTCGACCTGCTCGAGACCGGTGTATCGACCCACTCGTGGACGCTCGCCGGCGCAATGCAGGCCATTGCCGAAGCCGGCAAGGGTGTGGTGGTGCTGCTGAACTGCGTGGAAACGCCCGAGCATCTGTTTACCCAGTTCGAAGCGCTCGACGAGACGGAGAAGGCCGCGCGCGCGAAGCGCCGCCCGGTGGACTTCCGTACGCATGGCGTGGGGGCGCAGATCCTGCGCGAGTTGGGCGTCGGTAAAATGCGGGTGCTCTCGAGCCCGCGCAAGATTCCGAACATGGCGGGTTATGGTCTCGAGGTCACCGGCTTCCAGCCGATGCCCGGCGCCGAATCCGCCTGA
- a CDS encoding SRPBCC family protein, which translates to MSRANLFSVDPKLDLVLERYIDVPCERVWAAWTQPEHLKKWFTPAPWQTVDCEIDLRPGGLFRTVMQSPEGQQFPNEGCYLEVVENSRVVWTNAMLPGFRPAPPPASEHCGSFLFTAAVLMETHGKGTRYTAMAIHRDEAARAQHEALGFHDGWGKALDQLVELMK; encoded by the coding sequence ATGAGCCGTGCCAACCTTTTCTCGGTCGACCCGAAGCTGGACCTCGTCCTCGAGCGCTACATCGACGTGCCGTGCGAGCGCGTATGGGCGGCTTGGACGCAGCCCGAGCACCTCAAGAAGTGGTTCACGCCCGCGCCCTGGCAAACGGTCGACTGCGAGATCGATCTGCGTCCCGGCGGTCTGTTCCGTACGGTGATGCAGTCGCCCGAAGGTCAGCAGTTTCCAAACGAGGGTTGTTATCTGGAGGTCGTGGAGAATTCGCGCGTCGTCTGGACGAACGCCATGCTGCCGGGTTTCCGCCCCGCGCCGCCGCCCGCGAGCGAACACTGCGGCAGCTTCCTCTTCACGGCGGCGGTGCTGATGGAGACGCACGGCAAGGGCACGCGCTACACGGCGATGGCGATTCATCGCGACGAGGCCGCGCGGGCGCAGCACGAGGCGTTGGGGTTCCACGACGGCTGGGGCAAGGCGCTCGATCAACTGGTCGAATTGATGAAGTGA
- the ribH gene encoding 6,7-dimethyl-8-ribityllumazine synthase, whose product MDIAKIAPELDGESLRVGIVQARFNDAICTVLRDAAVAELERLGVDENDVLLVTVPGALEIPLALQKLAESGQFDALIALGAVIRGETYHFELVSNESGAGITRIGLDFGIPIANAVLTTENDEQAEVRAAEKGRDAARVAVEMANLLEGVDDLFDTDGELDEDEEEEDR is encoded by the coding sequence ATGGACATCGCAAAAATCGCCCCGGAACTTGACGGTGAAAGCCTGCGTGTCGGTATCGTCCAAGCGCGTTTCAACGACGCGATCTGCACGGTGCTGCGCGATGCCGCCGTGGCGGAGCTCGAGCGTCTGGGCGTTGACGAGAACGACGTGCTGCTCGTCACCGTGCCCGGCGCGCTGGAAATTCCGCTGGCGCTGCAGAAGCTCGCCGAAAGCGGCCAGTTCGACGCACTGATCGCGCTCGGCGCGGTAATCCGCGGCGAAACGTATCACTTTGAGCTGGTATCGAACGAAAGCGGTGCCGGCATTACGCGCATCGGCCTCGATTTCGGCATCCCCATCGCCAACGCGGTGCTCACGACCGAAAACGACGAACAAGCCGAAGTGCGCGCCGCCGAGAAGGGCCGCGATGCCGCCCGCGTGGCTGTGGAAATGGCCAATTTGCTCGAAGGCGTCGACGATTTGTTCGACACCGATGGCGAATTGGATGAAGACGAAGAAGAGGAAGATCGGTAA
- a CDS encoding UbiD family decarboxylase gives MKYLDLRDFTVQLERSGQLRRVDVPVSPVLEMTALADRVLKAAGPALWFERPTGYDMPVLANLFGTPERVALGMGVDKGEDALGSLRDIGRLLSTLKEPEPPRGLKDAGKLLGMAKAIWDMAPKEVGSPVCQEIAWEGDDVDLARLPIQTCWPGDAAPLITWGLVITKGPHRKRQNLGIYRQQVIGRNQVIMRWLAHRGGALDFREFAQANPGKPFPIAVALGADPATMLGAVTPVPDTLSEYQFAGLLRGSRTELAKCLTPGLESLRVPARAEIVLEGFIHPSGQPPAAPEGAPPPPSRGATAGYAHALEGPYGDHTGYYNEQEWFPVFTIERITLRRNAVYHSTYTGKPPDEPAVLGVALNEVFVPLLQKQFPEITDFYLPPEGCSYRMAIVQMKKAYPGHAKRVMFGVWSFLRQFMYTKFIVVVDEDVDIRDWKEVIWAITTRVDPTRDTTLVDRTPIDYLDFASPEAGLGSKMGIDATNKWPGETSREWGRPIDMTADVDARMAKLYQDLGL, from the coding sequence ATGAAATATCTCGATCTTCGTGACTTCACCGTGCAACTGGAGCGATCCGGCCAGCTTCGTCGCGTAGACGTACCGGTCTCGCCAGTGCTTGAGATGACGGCGCTTGCCGACCGCGTGCTCAAGGCGGCGGGCCCCGCCCTCTGGTTCGAGCGCCCCACGGGCTACGACATGCCGGTACTTGCCAATTTGTTTGGCACCCCTGAACGAGTGGCGCTGGGCATGGGCGTCGACAAAGGCGAGGACGCGCTTGGCTCGCTGCGCGACATCGGCCGCCTTCTCTCGACGCTCAAGGAACCCGAACCTCCGCGCGGGCTGAAGGACGCCGGCAAGCTGCTCGGCATGGCGAAGGCCATTTGGGACATGGCGCCCAAGGAGGTCGGCTCGCCCGTGTGCCAGGAGATCGCCTGGGAGGGTGACGATGTCGATCTCGCACGCTTGCCTATTCAGACCTGCTGGCCCGGCGACGCCGCCCCGCTCATCACCTGGGGCCTTGTCATCACGAAGGGGCCGCACCGCAAGCGCCAGAACCTGGGTATCTACCGCCAGCAGGTCATCGGCCGCAATCAAGTCATCATGCGCTGGCTCGCGCACCGCGGCGGCGCGCTCGACTTCCGCGAGTTCGCGCAGGCCAACCCTGGCAAGCCCTTCCCGATCGCCGTGGCGCTGGGCGCCGATCCCGCGACGATGCTGGGCGCCGTCACGCCGGTGCCCGATACGCTCTCCGAATACCAGTTTGCGGGCTTGCTGCGCGGCAGCCGCACCGAGCTGGCCAAGTGCCTCACGCCGGGGCTGGAATCGCTGCGCGTTCCCGCGCGGGCGGAAATCGTGCTCGAAGGCTTCATTCATCCGTCCGGCCAACCGCCTGCCGCGCCCGAAGGCGCTCCCCCGCCGCCGAGCCGCGGCGCGACGGCTGGCTACGCCCATGCCCTGGAAGGCCCCTACGGCGATCACACCGGCTATTACAACGAGCAGGAGTGGTTCCCCGTCTTCACGATCGAGCGCATCACGCTGCGCCGCAACGCGGTCTACCACTCGACGTATACGGGCAAACCGCCCGACGAGCCGGCGGTGCTCGGCGTGGCGCTCAATGAAGTGTTCGTGCCGCTGCTGCAAAAGCAGTTCCCGGAGATCACCGACTTCTATCTGCCCCCGGAAGGCTGCAGCTATCGCATGGCGATCGTGCAGATGAAGAAAGCCTATCCGGGCCATGCCAAACGCGTGATGTTCGGCGTGTGGAGCTTCCTGCGCCAATTCATGTATACGAAGTTCATCGTCGTGGTCGACGAGGACGTCGACATTCGCGACTGGAAGGAAGTCATCTGGGCGATCACCACGCGCGTGGACCCGACCCGCGACACCACGCTCGTCGACCGCACGCCCATCGACTATCTCGATTTCGCGTCGCCCGAAGCCGGGCTCGGCTCGAAAATGGGGATCGATGCGACGAACAAGTGGCCGGGCGAAACTTCGCGCGAATGGGGACGTCCCATCGACATGACCGCCGACGTCGACGCGCGCATGGCCAAGCTCTATCAGGATCTCGGCCTGTAG
- a CDS encoding lytic transglycosylase domain-containing protein, with the protein MKKSGLSPWLLAAVGALRARGAATVAAARRDWRRLAWHGGRAGLYASSAVGLVAVVGTLALWARPTWRADLASRVGPLLEAATGSANAAGQGANGNIAAQGSASDSALIAQAAQHVPSAAVLAAYIPNQRVAADARPTKALDTREQIAVADYLARRYRVAGDVTGNLVRAAYSTGKEVGLDPLLLLAVMAIESGFNPYAESTVGAQGLMQVMSKVHQDKLEYFGGPEAALHPLANIKVGALILKECIARGGSLAGGLRLYVGSTSAGDGGYGAKVLAERDRLRSVAMGRKISPNAPQAPVIVSSAKPVAKPVSAGKADDGAQAAPAPAASTSSGKAAAAAKPLEADDSTAA; encoded by the coding sequence ATGAAGAAGTCTGGTTTATCACCCTGGCTACTGGCCGCTGTCGGTGCGCTTCGTGCGCGCGGCGCGGCAACGGTAGCCGCGGCTCGCCGCGATTGGCGTCGCCTTGCATGGCACGGCGGTCGTGCTGGACTGTATGCGTCCAGCGCGGTCGGTCTGGTGGCCGTGGTCGGTACGCTGGCGCTGTGGGCCCGACCGACGTGGCGCGCCGATCTGGCGTCGCGCGTGGGTCCGCTGCTCGAGGCAGCCACCGGTTCGGCCAACGCGGCTGGCCAGGGCGCCAACGGCAATATTGCAGCACAAGGTTCGGCGTCCGACTCGGCGTTGATTGCGCAAGCCGCACAGCACGTGCCGTCCGCCGCCGTTCTCGCCGCGTACATTCCGAACCAGCGTGTGGCCGCCGATGCGCGCCCCACCAAGGCGTTGGATACGCGCGAGCAGATCGCCGTGGCCGATTATCTGGCCCGTCGCTACCGCGTCGCGGGCGATGTCACGGGCAACCTCGTGCGCGCCGCCTATTCGACAGGCAAGGAAGTCGGGCTCGATCCGCTGCTCCTGCTGGCCGTGATGGCCATCGAATCGGGCTTCAACCCGTACGCGGAAAGCACCGTGGGCGCCCAGGGCCTCATGCAGGTGATGTCGAAGGTGCATCAGGACAAGCTCGAGTATTTCGGTGGTCCCGAGGCAGCGCTGCATCCGCTCGCGAATATCAAGGTCGGTGCTCTGATCCTGAAGGAATGCATCGCACGCGGCGGCTCGCTGGCCGGTGGTCTGCGCCTGTATGTCGGATCGACCAGTGCCGGTGACGGCGGCTACGGCGCCAAGGTGCTCGCCGAGCGCGACCGTCTGCGTAGTGTGGCCATGGGTCGCAAGATCTCGCCGAACGCGCCGCAAGCACCGGTGATCGTCAGCTCGGCCAAGCCGGTGGCGAAGCCGGTCTCGGCAGGCAAGGCCGACGACGGCGCGCAGGCCGCGCCGGCACCTGCGGCATCGACCTCGAGCGGCAAGGCCGCTGCGGCTGCCAAGCCGCTCGAAGCCGACGACAGCACGGCGGCCTGA
- a CDS encoding MFS transporter codes for MNQLAAGALPKDVERLPIGGLLALAMAAFITLLTEIMPAGLLSSIAQGLDVPDSLAGQFITAYAAGALVAAIPVTALTQGVRRRALLLSAIAGFAVVNLVTALSGYYVVSLVARFFAGVFGGIVWSLLAGYSVRMSPARYAGRAIAISGAGATVALVLGVPAGTLLGRIIGWQGAFGLMSAFSVLLIVWVLAIVPDFPGQSRQQRHPLSDVLAMPGIRPVLFVVLTFVAAHNVLYIYIEPFLLPSGLSTTVGAVLFVFGAGSIVGLWVAGAMVDRELRVLAVISLAMFGFAALLFGLWGRVPQVVYLAAIVWGLAFGGFSTITQTALARLAGDAMDVAQSTYVTGWNIAVAAGGVLGGMLLDRVGTTAFPWAMMAMLAASWLATVFGMNRALATQRV; via the coding sequence ATGAATCAACTGGCGGCAGGCGCATTGCCGAAGGATGTCGAGCGGTTACCCATCGGTGGGTTGCTCGCGCTGGCAATGGCGGCCTTCATCACACTTCTCACCGAGATCATGCCTGCGGGCTTGTTGTCGTCCATCGCGCAGGGGCTCGACGTGCCGGACAGTCTCGCGGGCCAGTTCATCACGGCATACGCCGCCGGTGCGCTGGTGGCGGCCATTCCCGTCACCGCGCTCACGCAGGGCGTGCGGCGGCGGGCATTGCTGTTGAGCGCGATTGCCGGATTCGCGGTCGTGAACCTCGTGACCGCCCTGTCCGGTTACTACGTCGTGTCGCTCGTCGCGCGGTTTTTTGCCGGCGTTTTCGGCGGCATCGTGTGGTCGTTGCTGGCGGGCTATTCGGTGCGGATGTCGCCGGCCCGCTACGCCGGGCGCGCCATTGCGATCTCGGGGGCAGGTGCCACGGTGGCGCTCGTGCTGGGTGTGCCCGCGGGCACATTGCTGGGACGGATCATCGGCTGGCAGGGCGCATTCGGACTGATGTCGGCGTTCTCCGTCCTGCTGATCGTGTGGGTGCTCGCCATCGTCCCCGATTTTCCCGGACAGTCGCGACAGCAGCGGCATCCGCTCAGCGACGTACTCGCGATGCCGGGCATTCGCCCGGTGCTGTTCGTGGTGCTCACCTTCGTGGCCGCCCACAACGTCCTCTACATCTATATCGAGCCTTTCCTCCTGCCATCGGGACTGTCGACGACCGTCGGTGCCGTGCTGTTCGTCTTCGGCGCCGGTTCGATCGTTGGTTTGTGGGTCGCTGGCGCCATGGTCGACCGCGAGTTGCGCGTGTTGGCCGTGATCAGTCTCGCAATGTTCGGCTTCGCGGCCTTGTTGTTCGGCCTGTGGGGACGTGTGCCCCAGGTGGTGTATCTGGCGGCGATCGTGTGGGGACTGGCCTTCGGTGGCTTCTCGACGATCACGCAGACGGCGCTTGCCCGGCTCGCGGGCGATGCGATGGACGTTGCACAGTCCACCTATGTGACCGGATGGAACATCGCCGTCGCGGCGGGTGGCGTGCTCGGCGGCATGCTGCTGGACCGGGTGGGAACCACGGCGTTTCCGTGGGCTATGATGGCGATGCTCGCGGCGTCGTGGCTCGCCACGGTATTCGGCATGAACCGAGCGCTGGCGACACAGCGCGTGTGA
- the nusB gene encoding transcription antitermination factor NusB, translating to MKSARRRAREFALQGLYQWLLSRGHAGEIDAHLRTTPGYDKADRAHLDALLHGSIREADALSQQLQPYLDRPAAELSPVEHAVLVIGAYELIHHLDIPYRVVINEAVELAKTFGGVEGFRYVNGVLDKFAAEVRPEEVAANAANRNGGRGKSA from the coding sequence ATGAAGAGTGCTCGCCGCCGCGCACGCGAATTTGCGCTGCAAGGGTTGTATCAATGGTTGCTTTCGCGCGGCCACGCGGGTGAGATCGACGCGCATCTGCGCACGACCCCCGGCTACGACAAGGCCGACCGCGCCCACCTGGATGCCCTGCTCCACGGCAGCATCCGCGAAGCGGACGCCTTGTCGCAGCAACTGCAGCCGTACCTGGACCGTCCCGCCGCCGAACTCTCGCCGGTCGAGCACGCCGTGCTCGTGATCGGCGCGTACGAGCTGATCCACCATCTGGACATTCCGTATCGTGTGGTGATCAACGAGGCGGTGGAGTTGGCCAAGACCTTCGGTGGCGTCGAAGGCTTCCGCTACGTGAATGGTGTACTCGACAAGTTCGCCGCCGAGGTGCGTCCCGAGGAAGTCGCCGCCAACGCAGCCAATCGCAACGGCGGTCGCGGCAAGAGCGCCTGA